The Halorhabdus sp. BNX81 genome includes a region encoding these proteins:
- the pheT gene encoding phenylalanine--tRNA ligase subunit beta produces MPTVDIDTDELRELTGHGEKSDDDLRDDLFELGLEYEGETEDGELRFEFEPDRLDRLSVEGVARSLRYQYGDSRGVYVPKTNDADWTIRVEDVPEERPYVTGAVVRGLDLDEASLDSLIQLQEKLHATIGRKRAKGAIGVHDLTMLKGGEAADDSEGKSVRYTGIDRDGDTFVPLEGDAEMTPGEVLSEHHIGEEYADLVAEYDRVPAIYDSIGLFSFPPVVNGRRTEVSTDSRDLFIEMTGTDQWTIDHMLNVVCYALDARGGTIEDVRVEYENAPEEYRDSLLCPDFSTKTKTVPHDRIERTLGIDLQGEDVIDLLERSGLDGESTETDGSPAYDVTIPPYRVDVLHPVDVIDDIGRAYGFNNLDPRYPAVGTIGGRHERARLEEAVRTALVGLGFQDLLNFHLTSAEELHDRMGIAPGVDALGGGDPVEIRNPYSEDYTVVRTWLLPSIMQVLENNTHRRYPQDLAEVGFVAQRDDGANTGVAEARHVAGALARHDVSYEDAKARLQALVADFDAELETPPTAHPSFIDGRTAAVEIDGDAVGVIGEVHPAVLVEHDLELPVVAFEFDLAALQ; encoded by the coding sequence ATGCCCACTGTCGACATTGACACTGACGAACTGCGGGAACTGACCGGCCACGGCGAGAAGAGCGATGACGACCTGCGCGATGATCTCTTCGAACTCGGCCTGGAGTACGAGGGCGAAACCGAGGACGGCGAGTTGCGCTTCGAGTTCGAACCCGACCGCCTCGATCGCCTCTCCGTCGAAGGGGTCGCCCGGTCGCTGCGCTACCAGTACGGGGATTCGCGGGGCGTCTACGTCCCGAAGACCAACGACGCCGACTGGACGATCCGCGTCGAGGACGTGCCCGAGGAACGCCCGTATGTCACAGGGGCAGTCGTCCGCGGGCTGGATCTCGACGAGGCATCGCTGGACTCGCTGATCCAGCTTCAGGAAAAACTCCACGCAACGATAGGTCGCAAGCGTGCGAAGGGCGCGATCGGGGTGCACGACCTGACAATGCTGAAAGGCGGCGAGGCTGCCGACGACAGCGAGGGCAAGTCCGTCCGCTACACCGGGATCGACCGCGACGGCGACACCTTCGTGCCACTGGAGGGCGACGCCGAGATGACGCCCGGCGAGGTCCTCTCCGAGCACCACATCGGCGAGGAGTACGCCGACCTCGTCGCCGAGTACGACCGCGTGCCCGCGATCTACGACTCGATCGGGCTGTTCTCGTTCCCGCCGGTGGTCAACGGCCGCCGGACGGAGGTCTCGACCGACTCGCGGGATCTGTTCATCGAGATGACCGGCACCGACCAGTGGACGATCGATCACATGCTCAACGTGGTCTGCTACGCCCTGGACGCCCGCGGCGGGACGATCGAGGATGTCCGCGTCGAGTACGAGAACGCACCCGAGGAGTACCGCGACTCGCTCCTCTGCCCCGATTTCTCGACGAAAACCAAGACCGTTCCCCATGATCGGATCGAGCGCACACTCGGGATCGACCTGCAAGGCGAGGACGTGATCGACCTACTCGAACGATCCGGACTGGACGGGGAGTCTACCGAGACGGACGGGTCGCCAGCTTACGACGTCACGATCCCCCCGTATCGCGTCGACGTCCTCCACCCCGTCGACGTGATCGACGACATCGGGCGGGCCTACGGCTTCAATAACCTCGACCCGCGCTATCCCGCGGTCGGGACGATCGGCGGGCGACACGAGCGCGCACGACTCGAGGAGGCCGTCCGGACCGCGCTGGTCGGACTCGGCTTTCAGGACCTGCTGAACTTCCATCTGACGAGCGCCGAGGAACTGCATGACCGCATGGGGATAGCGCCAGGCGTGGACGCCCTGGGTGGCGGCGACCCTGTCGAGATCCGCAATCCCTACAGCGAGGATTACACGGTCGTCCGGACGTGGCTGCTCCCGTCGATCATGCAGGTCCTCGAGAACAACACTCATCGACGCTACCCCCAGGACCTCGCCGAGGTCGGGTTCGTCGCCCAGCGTGACGACGGCGCAAACACTGGCGTCGCCGAAGCCCGTCACGTCGCGGGCGCGCTCGCGCGTCATGACGTGTCTTACGAGGACGCCAAGGCTCGCCTCCAGGCACTGGTGGCGGACTTCGATGCCGAACTGGAGACGCCACCCACGGCGCATCCCTCGTTCATCGACGGTCGGACTGCTGCCGTCGAGATCGATGGCGACGCGGTCGGCGTGATCGGCGAAGTTCACCCCGCCGTGCTCGTGGAACACGATCTGGAACTGCCGGTAGTGGCCTTCGAGTTCGACCTGGCGGCGTTACAGTAA
- a CDS encoding phenylalanine--tRNA ligase subunit alpha, whose translation MELPSDQLAVVEAASADDRRTVEQLSEETGLATAAVTRAAFELEAEGLVAVTETTDESVSLTAEGESYLDAGLPEHRLYSAAVEAGADEGGVSMGQVIGAADLDGAAVDIALSNFARKGYGEIDSGEINADSGIDPDDDPEAAALKAIDAGDAVGDDDVLDHLDRRGLIERDERTVRSVELTDAAVTELMAGIEEAQEVDRLTPDLLTSGEWEDVEFADYNVEADAEAIDGGKMHPLRGMAERVKEVLVGMGFEEMNGPHADAEFWINDALFMPQDHPARTHWDQFALDVPPMDDLPDEVRQDVEAAHREGAGPDGEGYHSPWGEEMARQVDLRGHTTSLSARHLAGVAQGDLEPPQRFFSVEKAYRNDEIDATHLLEFFQIEGWVMAEDLSVRDLMGTFTEFYEQFGITDLEFKPTYNPYTEPSFELFGEHPVTGEVVEIGNSGIFRPEMLDPLGVECDVMAWGLALERLMMLVTGAEDIRDVHGTLADLEYLRTEEVRY comes from the coding sequence ATGGAACTCCCGAGCGACCAACTCGCGGTGGTCGAAGCCGCGAGCGCAGACGACCGTCGCACCGTCGAACAGCTGAGCGAGGAAACCGGCCTAGCCACCGCGGCCGTCACGCGGGCCGCCTTCGAACTCGAAGCCGAGGGGCTGGTTGCCGTCACCGAAACGACCGACGAATCCGTCTCGCTGACTGCGGAGGGCGAGTCCTATCTCGACGCCGGTCTGCCCGAACACCGCCTCTACTCCGCTGCCGTCGAGGCCGGTGCCGACGAGGGGGGCGTCTCGATGGGGCAGGTCATCGGGGCCGCCGATCTCGATGGCGCGGCCGTCGACATCGCGCTGTCGAACTTCGCCCGGAAGGGCTACGGCGAGATCGATTCCGGCGAGATCAACGCTGATTCCGGCATCGACCCGGACGACGACCCGGAAGCTGCCGCCCTGAAGGCCATCGATGCAGGCGACGCTGTCGGGGACGACGACGTCCTCGACCACCTCGACCGACGCGGGCTGATCGAGCGCGATGAGCGCACCGTCCGGTCGGTCGAACTCACCGACGCGGCTGTGACGGAACTCATGGCCGGGATCGAGGAGGCCCAGGAAGTCGATCGTCTGACGCCCGATCTCCTCACCAGCGGCGAGTGGGAGGATGTCGAATTCGCCGACTACAACGTCGAGGCCGACGCCGAAGCCATCGACGGCGGGAAGATGCACCCGCTTCGCGGGATGGCCGAGCGCGTCAAGGAAGTCCTCGTCGGGATGGGCTTCGAGGAGATGAACGGTCCCCACGCCGACGCGGAGTTCTGGATCAACGACGCGCTGTTCATGCCCCAGGATCACCCCGCGCGCACGCACTGGGACCAGTTCGCGCTGGACGTCCCGCCGATGGACGACCTGCCCGACGAGGTCCGCCAGGATGTCGAGGCAGCCCATCGGGAGGGTGCTGGCCCCGATGGCGAGGGATATCACTCGCCGTGGGGCGAGGAGATGGCCCGCCAGGTCGACCTTCGTGGCCACACCACGTCACTCTCTGCCCGTCACCTCGCGGGCGTTGCGCAGGGCGACCTCGAACCGCCACAGCGCTTTTTCTCCGTCGAGAAGGCCTACCGCAACGACGAAATCGACGCGACTCACCTCCTCGAGTTCTTCCAGATCGAGGGGTGGGTGATGGCCGAGGACCTCTCAGTGCGGGACCTGATGGGCACGTTCACGGAGTTCTACGAACAGTTCGGGATCACCGACCTGGAGTTCAAGCCGACGTACAACCCCTACACGGAGCCGAGTTTCGAGCTCTTCGGCGAGCACCCGGTCACGGGCGAGGTCGTCGAGATCGGCAACTCCGGCATCTTCCGGCCCGAGATGCTCGATCCCCTCGGCGTCGAGTGTGACGTGATGGCCTGGGGACTCGCCCTCGAGCGGCTGATGATGCTCGTCACCGGTGCCGAGGACATCCGGGACGTTCACGGGACGCTGGCGGACCTTGAGTACCTGCGAACCGAGGAGGTGCGTTACTGA
- a CDS encoding MATE family efflux transporter — MSRPESSIDSAVQSIKRTGSRANPVRGVILLIGLGLARLGLMDAERARKATDLSWPRVVTGIARMSKNAADVAMVGAASGIATKPAISGVGLAGPFWGLAFALGGGFAAGTIALVSQRFGAEEFGQLGQAVRSSFVVVVAVTVPVGAAFWLFPEWLISLLNSDQPVITYGATYLQILGLGVPFAGLNLVGSRVLIGADDAQIPMILRGGGAVLNIVLNGVFIFGMGMGVAGAAWGTVAANVLVTSLFIVGLIAGWLPGIGQFPVSVSPRGTYFHWDDITDVVSIGTPVVGRNMTWTVARFPMLFIVGMFGTTVLTAYTVARRIWGLMNVPGWGFGLAASSLVGQHLGEDDEETAGVYGREIVLMAVATYGVSAAVVALVARPGVVLLGAEGEVIPIAVGMVFAGCLAIIPQGVNSTIAGALDASGDTNWPFIYQTLGVFAVSIPAAYLGAKTSIGVWGIYVAFLGETLVPAVGNYYRFSTGKWKAISREYRPETALDD; from the coding sequence GTGTCTCGTCCCGAGTCCTCGATCGACAGCGCCGTCCAGTCGATCAAGCGTACCGGTTCCCGCGCAAACCCTGTCCGAGGCGTTATCCTTCTCATCGGCCTGGGGCTTGCCCGCCTCGGGTTGATGGACGCCGAGCGGGCACGCAAAGCGACGGATCTCTCCTGGCCGCGTGTGGTCACTGGGATCGCCCGGATGTCGAAAAACGCGGCCGACGTGGCGATGGTCGGGGCGGCCTCGGGGATCGCCACCAAGCCGGCGATTTCGGGTGTCGGTCTGGCCGGCCCGTTCTGGGGGCTGGCGTTTGCTTTGGGCGGCGGCTTTGCCGCCGGGACGATCGCGCTGGTCTCCCAGCGATTCGGGGCCGAGGAGTTCGGCCAGCTCGGCCAGGCCGTCCGTTCGAGTTTCGTCGTCGTCGTTGCGGTGACCGTCCCCGTCGGCGCGGCCTTTTGGTTGTTCCCCGAGTGGCTCATCAGCCTGCTCAACAGCGATCAACCGGTCATCACCTACGGCGCGACCTACCTCCAGATCCTCGGCCTCGGCGTCCCGTTCGCGGGGCTCAACCTCGTGGGCAGTCGCGTCCTCATCGGGGCCGACGACGCCCAGATCCCGATGATACTCCGTGGCGGCGGTGCGGTTCTCAACATCGTCCTCAACGGCGTGTTCATCTTCGGGATGGGAATGGGCGTGGCCGGTGCGGCCTGGGGGACCGTCGCGGCGAACGTCCTCGTCACGTCGCTGTTCATAGTCGGGCTTATCGCCGGCTGGCTCCCCGGTATCGGCCAGTTCCCGGTCTCGGTCTCACCGCGTGGGACGTACTTCCACTGGGACGACATCACCGATGTGGTCTCCATCGGCACGCCCGTCGTCGGCCGGAACATGACCTGGACGGTCGCCCGCTTTCCCATGCTGTTCATCGTCGGGATGTTCGGGACGACCGTCCTGACGGCGTACACCGTCGCCCGGCGGATCTGGGGGCTGATGAACGTTCCCGGATGGGGCTTTGGCCTCGCGGCGTCCAGTCTGGTCGGCCAGCATCTCGGCGAGGACGACGAGGAGACAGCCGGGGTCTACGGCCGGGAGATCGTCCTCATGGCGGTCGCGACCTACGGCGTCTCGGCCGCAGTCGTCGCCCTGGTTGCTCGGCCAGGTGTCGTCCTGCTCGGGGCCGAGGGCGAGGTCATTCCGATCGCCGTCGGCATGGTCTTTGCCGGATGCCTCGCGATCATTCCCCAGGGCGTCAACAGCACCATCGCCGGGGCCCTGGACGCCAGCGGCGACACGAACTGGCCGTTCATTTATCAGACGCTGGGCGTCTTCGCCGTCTCGATTCCGGCCGCGTATCTCGGTGCGAAGACATCGATCGGCGTCTGGGGCATCTACGTCGCGTTCCTCGGCGAGACGCTCGTGCCTGCTGTCGGGAACTACTACCGCTTCTCGACCGGCAAGTGGAAGGCCATCAGCCGGGAGTACCGCCCTGAGACGGCGCTGGACGACTGA